The following are encoded in a window of Desulfopila inferna genomic DNA:
- a CDS encoding TetR/AcrR family transcriptional regulator encodes MLNTLKPDIHKRLEAAVLEVFSRSDFHKASIRDVAERAGVSFTTIYKHYGSKERLVFAFVDVWMGKLTDRIVDHVQGVENLQEKLRKVFWLQIEYYEKHEGLGRIVFMTLPMKTWMADETFEQRRMMNLVVKVLSQGQQEGILNDRVDASVLLDFLMGFVQRSFFMWIQRGKQDSLVEHANIMFGMVWRGILHPRLLDREEHSQLLFKQF; translated from the coding sequence ATGTTAAACACCCTTAAACCTGATATCCACAAGCGACTCGAGGCTGCCGTACTGGAGGTTTTCTCCCGGTCCGACTTCCATAAGGCCAGCATCAGAGATGTCGCCGAAAGGGCGGGAGTCAGCTTCACCACCATCTACAAACATTACGGCAGCAAGGAGAGGCTGGTCTTCGCCTTCGTCGATGTATGGATGGGCAAGCTTACCGACCGCATCGTCGATCACGTACAAGGAGTTGAGAATCTTCAGGAAAAGCTGCGCAAAGTTTTCTGGCTCCAGATTGAGTATTACGAAAAACATGAAGGATTGGGCCGCATTGTCTTCATGACGCTTCCCATGAAGACCTGGATGGCCGACGAAACTTTCGAACAGCGAAGGATGATGAACCTGGTCGTCAAGGTACTGAGCCAGGGACAGCAAGAGGGAATTCTCAACGACCGGGTGGATGCCTCTGTGCTCCTCGACTTCCTGATGGGATTCGTGCAGCGCAGTTTCTTTATGTGGATACAGAGAGGCAAGCAGGACAGCCTGGTTGAACACGCCAATATCATGTTCGGTATGGTTTGGCGGGGGATATTGCACCCCCGTCTGCTTGATCGGGAAGAACATTCTCAGCTTTTGTTCAAACAATTTTGA